Part of the Pseudomonas sp. M30-35 genome is shown below.
CATGGGCTCAGTTAGGTTACGCGCCGGGCTTTATATGCCAGGTATCGTATCCATCACTCGTAACCCCGCTATTCGGGCACTGGCTGAGCGAATGAGAGCCAATGGCAAAACGGGTAAACAGATCATCTGCGCAGCTATGCGCAAGCTGCTCTGCATTGCCTACGGAGTACTAAAATCCGGAAAACCATTTGATCCTCTTCTCGCTATTGCAAGATGAGGATCAAGACGGTATCTACGGAATAAACATCAGCCGCGTAGGGTGGACAACGCGAAGCTTGTCCACCAGATATCGACAAACAACCAAGCTCTGCGCTGCAAATGGTGGACAGAAAAGCGCTGTCCACCCTACCGTTGACTGGACTTAATCCTGCTTCCAGCGTTGCGCTGCTTGTTGGTCGCTGCAACGCCCCTCGACCCAGCGCGGGCCGTCTGCGGTGTCTTCTTTTTTCCAGAATGGCGCACGGGTTTTCAGATAATCCATGATAAAGGCACAGGCCTCGAAGGCTGCGTCACGATGAGCACTGCTGGTTCCGACAAACACAATCGGTTCACCGGGTTCCAGCCGGCCAATGCGATGGATCAACTCGACCTTGAGTAACGGCCAGCGCTCGGCAGCCTCATCAACAATTTTGCCAAGCGCCTTTTCGGTCATGCCGGGAAAATGTTCGAGGAACATGCCGCCGACATCACGTCCATCGTTGAAGTCGCGTACATAACCCACAAAGGTCACTACGGCGCCGACACCGAGATTTTGCGCGTGCAGTGTGTTGAGTTCGACTCCAGGGTCGAACGCATCAAGCTGAACCCGAATGCTCATCGCTAGCCTCCGGTGACCGTTGGGAAAAACGCCACTTCATCACCTTCAGTCACGGCTTCATCGAGGCTGCACAGCTCTTGATTGCGCGCGCACATTAAATTCTGCTCAGCCAGCACCTGCCAGACGCCACCGCGCGCCAACAAAAACTCACGCACGTCGTTAAGCGTGGCGAAGCTGGCACTGTTGCTCAGTTGCTCACCATCAAGGCCCAAGGCTTCACGGTAGCGGGCAAAGTACTGCACACGAATCATTGTTCACCTTCCACTTGCAGCGCGTCGTGTTTGAAGTGCCCGCTCTTGCCGCCGATTTTTTCCAGCAAGCGCACGCTCTCAATCGTCATGCCACGATCAACCGCTTTGCACATATCATAAATAGTCAGCGCAGCGACGCTGGCGGCGGTCAGCGCTTCCATCTCCACCCCGGTTTGCCCGCTCAGTTTGCATCGCGCCTGAATACGCACGGCGTCGGTGCCCTCGGCACTCAACTCAACTTTGACGCTGGTTAGCATCAGTGGATGACACAGCGGTATCAGGTCTGAAGTTTTTTTCGCCGCCTGAATACCCGCGATACGGGCGACCGCGAAGACATCACCTTTCGGGTGGTCACCTTCGACAATCATTTGCAGGGTCTGCGGGCACATGCGCACCAGCGCCTCGGCCACAGCCTCACGAACGGTTGATGACTTGTCGCTGACATCGACCATATTGGCACGGCCTTGTGAATCAAGATGAGTGAGCACAGCGTTACTCCGATCTAGGATGGCTCGATTGTAAACCTCAGAGTCAGGTTTCGGCACCCGCGAATATCAATTAGTGTCCAGCTCAGTCCCATAAAAAAGCCCTGCAAGCTCACGCTGGCAGGGCTTCTCGGCTTACCGCGTATTACATGTGGGTTTCTGCGTACTCCGCCAGGATCGAACGCGGTACGCCCTGTAAGGTGATGTGCACACCATGGGAGAAGTCTTTGAATCGCTCCGTCAGGTAGGTCAGGCCAGAACTTGGCGCCGACAAATAAGGCGTATCGATTTGCGCCAGGTTACCCAGGCAAATCACCTTGGAACCGGTCCCCGCACGGGTGATGATGGTTTTCATCTGATGTGGTGTAAGGTTCTGACACTCGTCAATCAGGATCAGGCTCTGCTGGAAGCTGCGTCCGCGAATATAGTTGAGGGATTTAAACTGCAGTGGCACTTTCTGCAGAATGTAGTCAACACTGCCATGGGTGTTTTCATCTTCCATATGCAGGGCTTCAAGGTTGTCGGTAATTGCGCCGAGCCATGGCTCCATTTTCTCGGCCTCGGTGCCCGGCAAGAAACCAATTTCCTGATCGAGCCCTTGCACGCTACGGGTCGCGATGATGCGTCGGTAACGCTTGCTGACCATGGTTTGTTCAATGGCTGCAGCCAAGGCCAGAATGGTCTTACCCGAGCCTGCCGCACCCGACAGGTTGACCAGATGGATGTCCGGATCAAGTAAGGCATAGAGCGCTAACGCCTGATAGATATCGCGCGGTTTGAGCCCCCACGCCTCCTGGTGCATCAATGGCTCCTGATGCAGATCCAGAATCAGGATCTCACCTTCATCGATCTCCTTGATCCAGCCGACAAAGCCTTGCTCATCAATGATGAACTCATTGACATGAACTGACGGCAGGTTGTCGGTGAGCTGCACACGGTGCCAGGTTTTGCCATGGTCCTGGCGGGTTTCAACTTTACTCACACGGTCCCAGAAACCGCCTGACATGTTGTGATAGCCCTGCGACAGCAGGGAAACGTCATCAACCAGTTGGTCAGTGTGATAATCCTCGGAGTCAATGCCACAGGCCCGCGCCTTCAAGCGCATATTGATGTCTTTGGTGACCAGCACCACTGACAATCCCGGACGTCGTGACTTTAGCTCGACCAGTTGGTTGATGATTTTGTTGTCATTGAGGTCTTCCGGCAGCCAGGTGACAGGGGCTGCGCTTTTGCTCATCAGAATCGATAAAAAGCCGCATGCGCCGCTCTTCTCACGCTGAATCGGTACGCCGTGCTCCACTTCTTCAGGTAATGCGCTCCCTAGAATCTTGTCGATCAATCGGATCGCCTGACGGCATTCAGCAGCTACACCTTGCTTACCTGTTTTGAGCTTGTCCAACTCCTCCAATACAGTCATCGGGATGGCGACGTGGTGTTCCTCGAAATTGAGCAACGCATTGGGGTCGTGGATCAACACATTGGTATCGAGGGCGTAGAGGGTTGGAGCGGTGGGCTTGCAGCGTCCGTGGTCATCCATACTCGTTCACCTTCTGGTAGAAGCTAAGCAACGGAATGCCAGATCAGCGCTCCGCTGCACAGGACCGCCGACTTCTCAGGGGCGTCTGAGAAGCTGCAAACAAGGTGAAGAGCAATATCGCCACCTGACTGCAGGGTTCGGCGTCTGTCTTCTTTGATACTCCAAAAAACATGACAGTTAAACGAACATTTCAGTTTTTTTATGTTTATTTGTCGGATAGACGAATAGCGCTTGGCGAGCTGGCATTGTGCCGTTAAAGTCGGAAGTCCTATCGCTGCTTTTGTCTGTAAAAATTCCGCTTTTCAGGCATTTCTCTGCACTCTGTCACAGCCTTACACCCGTCTTAAAAATACGTCTGGGCCTGTAAACCCCCGCTTTGATTGACCACCCTCCTGCACTAACCGTCTTTAATCTGCGCCAATTGCGACTTATAGCCATCGGCTATCACCAGAGAAAGCCCCACGGCGGTTGATATCTCGCCCAGCGCAGGCCCGTGTGACTCATGTTTGTGTAGTGAGAGCCAATGCGGCCGGTGCGTGGCCATGTACCAATGCAGCTCTCAACGCCGCTCATTTCGGTCTTCCGCCTATCAGGCAATGCTTAATAAGCTTTGCGTATTGGCTTAATAGCTAGAGTCCGGGTACTCGCTGGCCTAAAATCCCCCCAGACTTTAAGGAGCAGACTTTATGCTGATGGTGATTTCTCCGGCGAAAACCCTCGATTACGAAACTTTGCCTGTGACCGAACGCTTTACCTTGCCGCAACATCTCGAGCATGCCAGCGATTTGATCAACCTGTTGCGCGATTACTCACCGCAGCAAATCGCTGAGCTGATGCATTTGTCGGACAAACTTGCAGGCCTGAATGCTGCCCGCTTTGGCAGTTGGTCAGCGAAGTTCACCCCAGAAAACGCTAAACAAGCATTGCTGGCGTTCAAAGGTGACGTCTACACCGGCTTAGCCGCAGACGACTTCACAGAGAGCGACTTTGACTTTGCCCAGCAGCATCTGCGTATGCTCTCGGGGCTTTACGGCCTCTTGCGCCCGCTGGATTTAATGCAGCCTTATCGGTTGGAAATGGGTACCAAGCTGCAAACCCCACGCGGCAAGGATTTGTATGCCTTCTGGGGTGATCGCATCAGCGGTTGGTTGAATGAGGCGCTGGCCGAGCAAGGCGATGATGTCTTGCTCAATCTGGCTTCAAATGAATACTTCTCAGCGGTTAAGCGTAAAGCACTCAATGCCCGTGTGATTAACACCGAGTTCCGTGACGAAAAAAATGGTGAGTACAAAATCATCAGCTTTTACGCCAAAAAAGCGCGCGGTCTGATGGCCCGTTACGTGATCAAAGAAAAAATTTCCGACGTGCAGGGCTTAAAGGATTTTAGCGATCAAGGCTATCGCTATGCGCCAGATCGCTCGAAACCTGACAATCTGGTATTCCTCCGCGAGCAACAAAACGCCTGACACCTCTCCTCTTCCAGCGGGTTGAATATTCAACTCGCTGCGCCTCTTCGCCCAGCAATACTTGGTGTATCACTTAACTAACGAATAGTTCAGTGGATATTTAAACAAGCAAAACACCACACTAAATCTCCCTCGCATTAGCAGCTCAGCAATTACAAATAGCCACTACTCATTGCCATCAAAGTGCAACTACTGTGCAACCACAGCTAACGATTAATCCTCGCATAAAGTTGACGAACGGTATGAACTTACAGAATTTTCCTACACTCATATTCGGCGTAACACACTTCTTCGCGTAACTTTCAACGCGAACCAAACTGCCATTAATACTTGAACTAATACTCGAGGTAACGGTTCACCTGAACAATGCTAGACAGACAACTAAAAATTAGATGCCTAGTGGCAGTTTGCTCCTAACCACCTCTTTTCAAAGAGTTTTGCAGACCGTAAACGCATAACTCAGAAACTGAGGAATTAACAGTAGTTGCCTGATAACGCCCGTTATTCGAGCGGGCGCCCATGCGGCTGTAATAAGTAGGCGAAATAACAAATCAGGTAGGGAACAGCAACTTAATATTCCCGAAACTTTATTAATTCTGTAATAGATGAATGAGGTAAAGACCATGCGCATTAGTATTTTTGGTTTAGGTTATGTCGGCGCCGTATGTGCCGGTTGCTTGTCCGCTCGGGGCCATGAAGTTATTGGCGTTGATATCTCCGCCAACAAAATCGATCTGATCAACAATGGTAAATCGCCTATCGTTGAGCCGGGTCTTGAAGCACTCCTGCAACAGGGTTTAGCCGCAGGTAAGTTGCGCGGTACGACTGATGTAGCCAGCGCAGTTGCCGACAGCGAAGTTTCATTCATTTGTGTCGGTACCCCGAGCAAAAAGAATGGCGATTTAGAGCTGAACTACATCGAAGGCGTCTGCCGCGAGATCGGCATGGCCATGCGCGATAAAAGCGCTCGCCACACAGTCGTAGTGCGAAGCACAGTCTTGCCAGGCACCGTACGCAACGTGGTGATTCCAATTCTTGAAGACTGTTCTGGCAAGAAAGCTGGCGTTGACTTCGGCGTTGCAGTGAACCCGGAGTTTCTGCGTGAAAGCACCGCGATCGCGGATTACGATTTCCCGCCCATGACGGTAATTGGTGAGTCGGATACGACCTCTGGCGACCTGCTGGAGAGCATCTACAGCGAGCTGGATGCACCGATCATTCGCAAAACCATCGATACCGCCGAAATGATCAAGTACACCTGCAACGTTTGGCACGCTGCCAAGGTGACCTTCGCTAACGAGATCGGCAACATCGCCAAAGCGGTCGGCGTCGACGGTCGCGAAGTGATGGACGTTATCTGTCAGGACAACAAGCTCAACCTGTCTAAATACTACATGCGCCCAGGCTTTGCGTTTGGCGGCTCATGCTTGCCAAAAG
Proteins encoded:
- the moaE gene encoding molybdopterin synthase catalytic subunit MoaE, translated to MSIRVQLDAFDPGVELNTLHAQNLGVGAVVTFVGYVRDFNDGRDVGGMFLEHFPGMTEKALGKIVDEAAERWPLLKVELIHRIGRLEPGEPIVFVGTSSAHRDAAFEACAFIMDYLKTRAPFWKKEDTADGPRWVEGRCSDQQAAQRWKQD
- a CDS encoding MoaD/ThiS family protein, which gives rise to MIRVQYFARYREALGLDGEQLSNSASFATLNDVREFLLARGGVWQVLAEQNLMCARNQELCSLDEAVTEGDEVAFFPTVTGG
- the moaC gene encoding cyclic pyranopterin monophosphate synthase MoaC encodes the protein MLTHLDSQGRANMVDVSDKSSTVREAVAEALVRMCPQTLQMIVEGDHPKGDVFAVARIAGIQAAKKTSDLIPLCHPLMLTSVKVELSAEGTDAVRIQARCKLSGQTGVEMEALTAASVAALTIYDMCKAVDRGMTIESVRLLEKIGGKSGHFKHDALQVEGEQ
- a CDS encoding PhoH family protein → MDDHGRCKPTAPTLYALDTNVLIHDPNALLNFEEHHVAIPMTVLEELDKLKTGKQGVAAECRQAIRLIDKILGSALPEEVEHGVPIQREKSGACGFLSILMSKSAAPVTWLPEDLNDNKIINQLVELKSRRPGLSVVLVTKDINMRLKARACGIDSEDYHTDQLVDDVSLLSQGYHNMSGGFWDRVSKVETRQDHGKTWHRVQLTDNLPSVHVNEFIIDEQGFVGWIKEIDEGEILILDLHQEPLMHQEAWGLKPRDIYQALALYALLDPDIHLVNLSGAAGSGKTILALAAAIEQTMVSKRYRRIIATRSVQGLDQEIGFLPGTEAEKMEPWLGAITDNLEALHMEDENTHGSVDYILQKVPLQFKSLNYIRGRSFQQSLILIDECQNLTPHQMKTIITRAGTGSKVICLGNLAQIDTPYLSAPSSGLTYLTERFKDFSHGVHITLQGVPRSILAEYAETHM
- the yaaA gene encoding peroxide stress protein YaaA, which produces MLMVISPAKTLDYETLPVTERFTLPQHLEHASDLINLLRDYSPQQIAELMHLSDKLAGLNAARFGSWSAKFTPENAKQALLAFKGDVYTGLAADDFTESDFDFAQQHLRMLSGLYGLLRPLDLMQPYRLEMGTKLQTPRGKDLYAFWGDRISGWLNEALAEQGDDVLLNLASNEYFSAVKRKALNARVINTEFRDEKNGEYKIISFYAKKARGLMARYVIKEKISDVQGLKDFSDQGYRYAPDRSKPDNLVFLREQQNA
- the algD gene encoding GDP-mannose 6-dehydrogenase, which translates into the protein MRISIFGLGYVGAVCAGCLSARGHEVIGVDISANKIDLINNGKSPIVEPGLEALLQQGLAAGKLRGTTDVASAVADSEVSFICVGTPSKKNGDLELNYIEGVCREIGMAMRDKSARHTVVVRSTVLPGTVRNVVIPILEDCSGKKAGVDFGVAVNPEFLRESTAIADYDFPPMTVIGESDTTSGDLLESIYSELDAPIIRKTIDTAEMIKYTCNVWHAAKVTFANEIGNIAKAVGVDGREVMDVICQDNKLNLSKYYMRPGFAFGGSCLPKDVRALSYRATSLDVEAPLISSLMRSNVVQVQKAFDIISRCNKRKVALLGLSFKAGTDDLRESPLVELAEMLIGKGYDLSIFDRNVEYARVYGANKDYIESKIPHVSSLLNSNFEQVVGEADVIVLGNGDKDFAPLADEKFEGKQVIDLVGFMTTATRSGAEGICW